The Acidobacteriota bacterium genome window below encodes:
- a CDS encoding ABC transporter permease: MAGWIHAVLADLGRHWRHFAAASVGIVLGVAALCFFLALGFGIREHLLVQVFPEDFIEVERRSADIDIFALRLDLGSDTLDEAVLADLRSVDGVKAVYPKMRLTVPALASGGSSLFGAGLQTEVVADGIDPRLVADDFGGVFREVDGERIGRPCRSGSECGDGSYCDARGVCRPFVPVLVSPYVVELYNGGFRRSYGLPKINPDALTGLAFEVEFGRSTFRSNARPPIRERMRLVGVSDQAIPLGITLPLGEVRRLNATLGSAKAADEFHSAVVELRSREAAARVVETVEDMGLEVRDRGARRAASAIAVVTLLLALVGGVLIAVAGAHIMHVFFMVVAVRRREIGLLRAVGARRSDVRRMLVSEAVVVGLLAGVVGVIAALAAAAMVDFYAANEIPDFPFKPDSFFEFSPWLIAAMLALAIGACILGAIPPAIRAASGDPSDALAGR; encoded by the coding sequence ATGGCTGGCTGGATTCACGCCGTGCTGGCCGACCTCGGGCGCCACTGGCGGCATTTCGCGGCGGCTTCGGTCGGGATCGTTCTCGGGGTTGCCGCGCTGTGCTTCTTTCTCGCACTCGGATTCGGGATCCGGGAACATCTCCTGGTCCAGGTTTTTCCGGAAGATTTCATCGAGGTCGAGCGGAGGAGCGCCGATATCGACATTTTTGCCCTTCGACTCGACCTCGGTAGCGACACTCTCGACGAGGCAGTGCTGGCCGACCTGAGATCGGTCGATGGAGTGAAGGCGGTCTATCCGAAGATGCGGCTCACGGTACCGGCGCTGGCCTCCGGCGGATCGTCGCTTTTCGGCGCAGGGCTGCAGACCGAGGTCGTGGCCGACGGGATCGATCCCCGCCTGGTGGCGGATGATTTCGGTGGTGTCTTTCGGGAGGTTGACGGCGAGCGCATCGGGAGGCCGTGTCGGAGCGGGTCGGAGTGCGGTGACGGATCCTACTGCGATGCTCGGGGGGTCTGCCGGCCGTTCGTTCCCGTGCTCGTGTCGCCGTATGTGGTCGAACTGTACAATGGCGGTTTCCGACGGTCGTACGGTCTGCCGAAGATCAATCCCGACGCACTGACTGGACTGGCTTTCGAGGTCGAGTTCGGCAGGTCGACCTTCCGATCCAACGCGAGACCGCCAATTCGCGAGCGAATGCGGCTGGTGGGTGTTTCCGACCAAGCGATTCCACTCGGGATCACTTTGCCTCTCGGTGAGGTCCGACGGCTGAACGCGACGCTCGGCTCTGCGAAAGCCGCCGACGAGTTCCACTCGGCGGTCGTCGAACTCAGATCGAGGGAAGCGGCGGCGCGTGTAGTCGAGACGGTCGAAGACATGGGCCTCGAGGTTCGCGATCGCGGTGCCCGTCGTGCCGCCTCGGCGATTGCGGTGGTGACTCTTTTGCTGGCTCTGGTCGGGGGCGTGCTGATCGCGGTAGCCGGTGCGCACATCATGCACGTCTTTTTCATGGTCGTGGCGGTGAGGCGGCGGGAGATCGGGCTGCTTCGAGCTGTCGGAGCGAGACGCAGTGATGTTCGGCGGATGCTGGTCTCCGAGGCGGTTGTGGTCGGCCTGCTGGCCGGAGTCGTCGGCGTCATAGCAGCCCTGGCGGCCGCTGCGATGGTTGATTTCTACGCCGCGAACGAAATTCCCGACTTCCCGTTCAAGCCCGACAGTTTCTTCGAGTTCTCGCCTTGGCTGATTGCGGCCATGCTGGCGTTGGCGATCGGCGCGTGCATCCTCGGCGCCATTCCGCCCGCCATCCGCGCCGCTTCCGGCGATCCCTCGGATGCGCTCGCGGGGCGGTAG